A window of Toxotes jaculatrix isolate fToxJac2 chromosome 11, fToxJac2.pri, whole genome shotgun sequence genomic DNA:
gaaagaagaaaagaaagaaaagaaataccCTTTAACAAGTCATGCATGTCACAATTTTACTTAAGCTGAAGTTCAGAAGTACAGGCATCAGACTATACATAAGCACCAGGAGCAAAAATGCGCATTGACAGAATGGCTCATTTCAAAACATTGTACAATATTTCAGTCTGCGCTGTGGTAGGGTAGAGGTCTACAAtaagagaaaatggaaatacccGAGTAAAGGACAAGTATTTCAAAATTTCAACAAAGCATTACTTAAAACATTCAAAGCATTTCTTATGTAACAGTGATTACAAAACCcgagaaacaaaaaaactctcaaaatcaatgtctgtgcacacaaacacacacatctgttagAAGAGTTCATATTTCAATTCCAGAGGTACCTGGTAGTGTATAGGAAAACTCTTCAGTGGCTGGTTTAAGATGAAGCATAATGGTGAGTTTTTCTGGAATGAAACAAAGAATATGTCTTAGAAGGCCAACCCCACGTTTCCAAACATTTGTTCTCACAGAGCAAGGTGGTGCACCAAAGGTGTGGCAAAGACAGAGTGACTCTCCCATAAGGGGCTGTGCTCTGAATGGTGAAAGAGTATAACTAACCACAGAAGTGCAGCTGTCTGCTTGAAGAACCTGAACTTCACTTATATCAAATAGGGttgggattttatttttgttctagTACTAAATGTGCTATGTAAATATGAGGCTGACTCCATGAAGGCTCGACAAACACATGAAGAGGTCTGCTACTGAGTGTTTGAAAAGGCACCAGGCCTGAGAAATCCGTGTTTTAATTTGTTACTTGTCTTCCTCACCACTAAGACATGGTGCTCTGGGTTGTCTTCCCAATCTCCCTCTCCCTGGTGTCCTTCATTGGAACATGGACTGTGTAAGTAAACCAGACATTTCCATTTGTCTTCACTGTCTGTTGAAACTGTCagaacatttgtttttacaatatttattctgtctcctgtgtgttgTCATGCAAGTGCCAAGTTTACATTAGTTACTGAACATCCTAAATGAACAAGTAAACCCATCTCTTCTTGAGTATTACTCATATTTTAAAGCCAATAAAAGTGTTTGTAAGGATCCATGACAATGGGACTTTTGACAGGCAACACTGACAGCAATTCATCCGAACTGCAATTATCaggatttgtgtttttcttttcacatgcttttattataatattttagCTCAATGTATGTTTTACCTGTGAAAAGCGTAATGTGAAATTGCACTTCAGAGCAGAATTTGAATTTAATAGCATGAAAAAATTTGAACACACTGTGAGGCAGCAACCTCTGAAATATGTGATCTGGCTAGTTTTCAAATAAGGTGTGCGCGCAGGACAGACAAGAAATGCCACAGGACAAAATGGTTAAACAAATTGCTGCTTTAACTGAGATGTATAAATCTGTAAATCGTTAATTGTTTTCCATGTTGATAATTATTAACCTCTGTTGGTCATCAGTGACTACCCATGgaaagattcttttttttttcttcctaattCTGCTTTGTCACATACTTTCATTCAGTCTTTGGCAGAATATCTAATTTCATCATATGTGACATTTGTTTCATTATACTGTACATCTTAATTAATGCTGTTAGTTACCAGTGTAGTTTTTTCACCAATTGCAGGAGCTCACTTTCCAGACTACATTCAGGTGTTCCTTATTTTTAATGTCAGAAGTATTTGTGGTGGTTTATTGGTGGAATCAGGATAAGCGGTGTAGTGATGAATGTCAGAATGTTAGTGGTACAATAAAATCACTGGAGCCTTGTGAGAAGTTGTCCTCTCTTAAAATTATGATCATTTATGGCTGCCAGAAGTTTTATAGggtttgaaaatatttatttaacatcCCAGCGATCCTCATAAATTGATGCAGTCAGTACAAATGTTCTGTTGATGATGATGCTATCTTTATTCTGAAAAAGTGGAAGATAATGCTTTTTTGATGCCAAattatttaaatacaaaaaatacaatACCGTGGTTGGAATACTAATTCCGATTCAATCAATGATGTCAAAGAGTCCAGATATTGAAactgtgtcactgcagtttttcttttgttttatgtatCCAGATATGGCCTAGCCTTCTCCAACAATCATGTGTGCTCCCTCAGTGACTGGTAAGTTATGTCTCATTATTGTAAAAGTCTGACAATCAACATTTGGATGTGACAGATTCTCCAAaacttcattcatttgttcTCAGGGTGGGTGACAACTACTGCAGAGGGAATCAGTCCACTGGATGCTGCTTTGCTCCCACCATAAGGTAAAAATATGGTTTTCTTAATTTCATCTTTTGCTCATTCTTTCCACTGACAAAACTAACTGAACAAATTATGCGATTCCAGCTCAAGTGGAACCAATGCACCAGAAAATTCACTTTTTACAGCCACAATCAATGCTGGATCCTTTCTGTGTGAGTTTACCTGCAAAAGGCCTAACACATGTAACTTAACATATATATTACATGATATAATTGATTTGTGTCATACTCTCCTCTTTAGTTCTGCTCTTCTGCATATTCCACCATGCCCATGTTATGGAGAAACATGCATGTCATTCCATGCTAAGCAAGTCTGCACTGGTCTTTGGTGTGGTGGCAGCCATGGGGGCATTTGCAGCTGGAAACTGCAATGTAAGTGATGCACTTCCCGCTGAATGTGGTTGAATGAGTTTACTTTGCAGCTTTAAACTGCTACATCGGATTCATAGTGTCAAGGGCGCATTCAATTTCCCATTTGTTATTACACAAAGCAGTGAAGATGTGGTTTCCTGTGTGATAAAACATGATATTACTGATTTCAACCATGTGTTCATGTATTGACCCTGGAAACTGCTGACTGTCCTCCACAGCCAGGTTACCTGCCCCTCCCTCACTACCTCGGAGCTGCCATCAGCTTCATGTGTGTCTGCTTCTACACCATCCTTCTCACTGCGCTGACCGGGAAGTGTGCGCTGACAGGATATGAAAAGGTTCTCTACCCAGTACGCATCACCTCCACTGTGATTCAAATCATTGTCACCATCTGCTGTATCCTTTTATTAAGAGAGAGTTAAATTAAGTGTCTTTTTGATATAAACCTATTGATATTAAACTCTATGAGGTTCATTTGGTGTGACCTCAAACAGGGCATGTCAACAGCTGACAGCAATGACGCTTGAGTTACACTTTCCAGCTGCTCTACAGCACCATAGTCCCTTTGTGTTTTACTTGGATCCggtctgctgctctgtttacaAAGTGGGACTGGCAACTACGGTCCACCTGACAGAAGTAGATATGTTTTAATGATATTCTCTGCCAGATCAATATTTAACCACCATTTCCCTGTAACACTcagtttcacatttcacacatttacgTCTGGAAGCCGGACAGTGACACAACATCCTCTGCTGGAGGAGTTTAGGGTTTAATGTCAAGCTCAAAGCCACTCTGACACAAGTTATTGATGTGGGAACTGAACCTCTGGGCTCTTAGTTTGAAGTGGCCCAACTCAGTACTGAATACATTATTCATATACACACTAGCCTATGTGTGCAAGCAGGTGAGGTACTCTACTGGAGGGTGGCAAGAGCTGACCCTGTAGCATGTGCTTCCTTGAGAACTAAAGATAACTGCAAACAAATGAGCAAATACCCACAGCACTGGAAGATTCATCCAGATCATAGTATATCTAGATGGCCTAAACCAAAGGCAGGCAGACTTGAATTTGATTCCTGAAGATGTTGACCTTGCATCCAAAAGCCTTCTTTGAGCTGGAGGAGCCTAAAGCAAGTTCAACTGCCTTTGTCTTAGCACCTGTAGACATACAATAAAATTGTAATTGTGCCTTGATAAATGTCTGTTCTGTACTGTTCCACACATCCTTAACTGGAAAACCCTCAGATACTGTTTTGTTTGCCCAAAATGAGTACTTTTACATTCACCTGTCTGCTATATTTGAGTGGATGCTCAGTGTCAACTTGGAGTTGTTTGAGCTCAGCTACATTGTGGAGTTTTGCTTCTTCTCGTCCTACATGCTTTCCAATCTGTTGAGCAAACGAGAGGAAGAAAAGCCTTTGATGATGACATTGTCCTGATATAAAGCTGCCAGGGTCCAGCTGAAGCACAGAGGCAGCGAGGGTGGACTTAATAAGACATGACGTGAACAAGACAATAGCTGGACCGTGGCTGGAGGATCAATATTTCTTTTCACCACTCTGAAACTGTTCTATTTTCTTTACTGGGCATTTCTCTTCCTCAGGTaaaatattctttatttattgaAACAAACCACCTTGaacaacaaatgaacaaaatctATCAgctgtattttacatttacttttgtGATATTGACGCTGTGCCACAGAACAATTAACCGGAGGTGTCATACTTAAATACACCTTATTTCCAGTGTGTTAATCACTTTTTTGTGTGCAATAACTTTTTGTTGGATTTTGGCATAATCAATAAGCATCAGCATAAGGTACACAAATAAGGACCAAAAATCTATCTATATCGCTTAATATTAAGGGTCTTTGATGGATCTAAGCACTTAGCTATATTTTTGGCACTTTAATAAAATCATGGCCCTTACACAAACGGACAAGTCCTCTTATTCTTCTGATGACTGTGGAACTCCATCAGGAGAGATACATCTATTTAGACATAAAGGACTGTGACATTACAAGATCCTGTTTGACTGGATGACTGAATGCGTGACAGAAAAATTAGTGTGACTTCATTCACGGtacagactgaaaataaagaGGACAACACCTCAACTGGCTAAGATGCAAAGGTATTAAGATCGGGGTTGGCTACACACAGAACTGGGTGTTGTCTGCATTCTTTTCCATTACTGTGTTTAGGTGTGGTCTATTAATGAATTTCAGTATGTGAGCATCAAACTAGTGTGATAATATCTGAATGTAAAGCTGCTTAAAGGCcctgaaacacattttcctcCCACTTTCTTGAGTGATGGAGTCTTACATGAATAATATTTTGAGCAGATATGATAATTTCACTTGAGTTTTGAATTTCATTATTTCTGCATTTGTGGTCTTGtccttatttttttcctccactaaAATTAGAGACAGAAGAGAGTCAATAGAGCCAGAAACATGATAATGCTGCTGGATGCGTAAATAAGAGATTGTTTGCTAAGTTCACTATCACATTTAGAGGTGAAAACCAAACCATGTGAAACCATGCATTCTCACATAATGAGGCAACATGGTTCTGGTTTTAATGCAAAGCACTTAACCTTTACTTGAAAGAAGGTAATATACATCCTGGAATTACAGATAATAAAGATACATTATGAGCAAATTCATTTCACAATGAATATCATCTTTCCTTCGCATCAACCAAGAGAGGAGTGCGACATTATCTACAGTTTTTGTTaggaagaaaacagtgaaaagcacACCTAAGTCTGTCAGCATCTTTACTGTAtggtacactgtaaaaaatgtcatCTATATGCAGTAGTCCACATTATTAACCTTaataacaaaaaagagaaaagaaaaaacaaattgaaaaaaCACGATTTTCATGGTTGTGTTTCAACTAAATAGTTCAACTGCAATGCAtacattataaataaatgtaaggggaagagaaaaaaaagttcaaaaagtaCTACAAGCAATATTCCACAATTCCAGCATGGCTGAAACAATAAGTGGCCTTAAATCCAAACTCTACACTTTGGAGTGTGACCACAGCTTTTACAAACCTTTATGATACTGTAGATTTTTCAAACTGATGCGTCTGAAAGTCCAACTCATGCTTAACACTTCTGGATAAATCAAGTTCAAAATTTGTTCTGTGAAAGGATAAGTTGCCTACCATCTTTCCCTGTGAGGTGAGAAACACTTTTTGTAAGGAGGGAGAACTcagaatgagaaaaacacaaggcCTTATCattaagaaatgttttgtttgttttttttgcaactCAAAGCCATTTAGTACTGAAAAAAAGCTAGTTCTCAGCTAAGCTAGGGGAGGTCACTGGTATTATCACAGAACTCTTCAACTCTATTAGGAAATCATTTGTGTTCTCTTGCTCATGACATCTTCATCCAAATGCCCTCCTCCTATTTATGACTATAGCTCCACTGATTTCTCATGTTGGGGGAAGCTCCAACTGTACACACCATGAACAATTCTCTTTTCAGTAAAAGGAAAGGACACTACAGTAGTTGACAAatcaaaaaaattattaatgTGATGATGCGGGTtggtaattttttaaaatctacagCAAGTCGAAACGGGGTGGGGTGGGGCGCGTTCAAACGGAGTACATGTTCTTGGTGGTGGATCCACTCTTGCTGGACGTGTCGTCATGTGACTGGTAGCCGATCATGGCTTTGATGGGGAGGTTCAGGCGCTCTTTATAAAGATGCCTGTGGAAACACGAGACGGAGGTTGAAAGCTGTGTGAGGACGAATGCTTCCATCTAGTGGCCAGCTACAGTTAGCAGATCTATGTACCTTTTAGCATTCTTTCCTAATACCAAGGTGACTTTACTACTTACCCTATCGTCATGATGGCTGCCCAGTTTTGGCAGTTGCTTGTCCAGATGGCTATTTTGTCACCTTTGGGCCTGACGTTAACCACAGCCCCACACACATCTTCACTTGCTTCATCGAATGACTCACCGACTAAACACaagagctgaaaaacacataaacaaattctatttaaaataatcattGGGCTGGTGTAACATATAAAAATGCTGGTTCATTTTGTTTGGCTGCTCAGTGAAAACGGTGGTCTTACCGTCTCCATCCAGTAACGGTCAAGGtcattgtgtctctgttgtttgtttagAGTCATAAGCCATCGACCCCCGAGCTTGTTCCTGTCGTCCTCCCACATCGGCTTAATTCCGTCCTagcacagaaaatgaagcagttattaaatacttaaaaattcattacataataaatacataatacattttttttacatttgcagtGAGATGTTTAACTCAGCTGCTCAAATTAGTCTAAATTTACATGCTGCTAAAACACTAATAGTTGACGAGGGAAACAactgtattttaataaaacagattaaataaaaatttaaaaaagcctTACCTTAAATAAGCAATAATCACAGCCAAAACCAAGTTTGCTTGGTTGCTGTATGTGGTTGTATAATCTGTAAGAAACACAGAATAACCAAAATTATGACTTCATCTTCATCAGATGGTTCAGATTAACAGTAAAGTGAAGCATGCCGAAGTAATTCAACACCAGTAAAGTGCAACACACCGAGCCTGTGAATCATCTGTGAATACTCTGGTGGTTTACATGTCACATGTGAAAAGGTACTTTTCTATAAAAGTTAACAGGCTAATATGTCTATATAGAAATTCAAAAAATGTACATCTATACACCTATCCTGTACTTTACTTAAAAGGcttcagtactttttttttgcatctgaaTCTTTTGTTATATCTAGAGGACAATGAAATAATCATTTAATGATGGCATCATTTATCTAAATCTTCATAATATAAAGatttggctttttaaaaaatcccttACTGTCTCCATGTGTAATGCGGAGTGAAAAACAGCTATTTTCACAAATGCCATTCTTCAGAAACACTACATTTATACCTCTATAAAGGGTGAAAATCCTAATTACACTGCAGGATTATTAGAGAAAACTTACGCCCAAAAGTCTTCCACTGTGTCAAACTTGGAAATGAGACGCAAGTTCTCTGTCCAGCTTTTGCTCTTATCGTTTTTGAAATACCACAGGGCCCatctgagagagggaaagacaagAATCAAAACACTTAGTATGCATGGGACTGTGGAAAAATGTCTCAAGTACAACAACAGAATTACAATCAATTCTTTATTTTACAGagactgtcatttttttaatggaaaaaacaaatcaggaaCATTATTCTGATAAGTCTCCGTGGAATAAAGGAAGGTCTTGAAATACATTTGCTGGAAGTGCTtttatatgaaaaacaaaacaaacttaagCCAGAATCCTAATAACGCAGATATGCACACAatttcacaacaaaacacaacagccaGTCACAAAAGCATGCATATCAATGCAAAAGAACAGAGAAAGCCGGCCATCAGAAGCACTACAAATGCAGCCTTTGTTTATAATGGGTGCTGTTATTCTTTTATCTATTCCCAAGAGGGGTGGGGCTAGCAGGGGAGGGATGAGGGCAATGAGAGGACATCAGCCGATCCCTGTGCCCCCCTGCCACTACAACAGTAACCAACCATCAACCCCACCCATGTGccataaacacagacattaaTAAACGGAACAAAGCCAAATCAGAAGATTGAACTGCACTTGTGCCATACAGCAACACTACTGAAACAAATTATTACACAACACAGGTGGAGAGGCGACACAGCTCTCCTCTGGTGAACCCAGCCAAGGACATTCGTGCCTTGTCATGGCATGTAAACGAACATGGCAAACATCGTGGGCCCGGCTCCTCATATCTCACTGTATTCTACCAGACTAATATGTGGTGGACAAATTCAAGAACTttaaaatctaatctaatccagTTAACCATTTTCTGCAGGCATAAATTTATGGTTTATGCATGAAGCAGAAGGTTGCTGCTTTTCATTCATAGCCCATTGACCAGACTGTAGACTGTACATTAATACtgaacattttccacattttctgaaactgaatctgtttttcctacttttcagcagctgctggtttctcttcatttcagtGCCATATGAAAATCATGTTGCACGACTTGAAACTTGAAAGTGCTCATCGTGCCTTCTTATGTTACAGCGTGGTAACAGAGCCGTGCAGGCTGTTCAAATCCATCTGTGCATTCACGTTCACACAACGAGTTATGACCAAacttttgacaaaaataaaagcaaatataatattaataCTGCTGCATTACCTATTTCAAGCAAGTTTCTGCTAGTTGATTTTTGCATATTATTAATGTTAAGTCCCTTCAGTTGCACAGACAACTAAGACTGAATCAGGCTGTTGGAGCAGGGATTTGAGACAGCAACACAAAATATGTTACAGCATGTAAAGTTTGTGAGTTTGTAAATAATATTTCACAACAAATTCCAAATTATTCAAAAGGACTTCCTAGGTTAAAAAAATTAAGTGAAGCAAGACAGATGTGACAACACCTCATCTTCTTACAGAGACATTCACCATTAAGTGTGTTACAGTGGAAGCACCACAATACAATAACATGAccataaaaatcaaatgaaatcagCTGGACCTATTACCAGAATGGCAGGATTACATGGGccagagaagagcagcagaggtggaCAACCTTGACCTCTGAAGCTGGGCTGAACAAGCAGAATAGCCTAGAAAGTCACTTACTAAGTGAACTATTCAGCATTTCCCAAACCGACTGTTCAATGC
This region includes:
- the si:dkey-228d14.5 gene encoding transmembrane protein 150A, which encodes MVLWVVFPISLSLVSFIGTWTVYGLAFSNNHVCSLSDWVGDNYCRGNQSTGCCFAPTISSSGTNAPENSLFTATINAGSFLFLLFCIFHHAHVMEKHACHSMLSKSALVFGVVAAMGAFAAGNCNPGYLPLPHYLGAAISFMCVCFYTILLTALTGKCALTGYEKVLYPVRITSTVIQIIVTICYTVLFAQNEYFYIHLSAIFEWMLSVNLELFELSYIVEFCFFSSYMLSNLLSKREEEKPLMMTLS
- the eif4e1c gene encoding eukaryotic translation initiation factor 4E family member 1c; translated protein: MATSEPKPAETEDQQSDSQVVANPEQYIKHPLQNRWALWYFKNDKSKSWTENLRLISKFDTVEDFWALYNHIQQPSKLGFGCDYCLFKDGIKPMWEDDRNKLGGRWLMTLNKQQRHNDLDRYWMETLLCLVGESFDEASEDVCGAVVNVRPKGDKIAIWTSNCQNWAAIMTIGHLYKERLNLPIKAMIGYQSHDDTSSKSGSTTKNMYSV